Proteins encoded together in one Nitrospirota bacterium window:
- a CDS encoding antitoxin: MATKKTRLFMSGNSQAVRIPREFQLDGDEVEIRQRGNTLVIRPKKLSWAPLMDSLKKFTADFMAQGRRQPAVQKRKRPSSLLPCSNGSFRIRSVTSGSPVSP, from the coding sequence ATGGCCACAAAGAAAACACGGCTCTTTATGAGCGGGAATAGTCAAGCTGTCAGAATTCCGCGGGAGTTCCAGCTGGATGGCGACGAAGTCGAGATTCGGCAACGCGGCAATACCCTCGTCATTCGTCCGAAAAAACTCTCGTGGGCGCCGCTCATGGACAGTCTGAAGAAGTTCACGGCAGACTTCATGGCACAGGGGCGTCGGCAACCTGCCGTTCAAAAGCGGAAGCGGCCCAGCAGCCTCCTTCCGTGCTCGAACGGTTCCTTTCGCATCCGGTCGGTGACATCGGGATCTCCAGTATCACCGTAG
- a CDS encoding type II toxin-antitoxin system VapC family toxin, whose protein sequence is MLERFLSHPVGDIGISSITVAELDYGVSKSRHAVKNRLALAQFLSPLEVASFDRDAAAAYGRLRTTLEQKGTPIGSMDLLIAAHALSLVTNNAREFRRVPGLRVENWV, encoded by the coding sequence GTGCTCGAACGGTTCCTTTCGCATCCGGTCGGTGACATCGGGATCTCCAGTATCACCGTAGCGGAACTTGATTACGGCGTGAGTAAGAGCCGGCATGCCGTGAAGAATCGTCTCGCCCTCGCCCAGTTTCTCTCTCCACTCGAAGTGGCATCGTTCGACCGAGACGCAGCAGCCGCCTATGGACGACTCCGCACAACGCTTGAACAGAAGGGGACGCCGATCGGATCGATGGATCTCTTAATTGCCGCTCACGCGCTCAGCCTCGTGACGAACAATGCGCGAGAATTTCGGCGCGTCCCCGGGCTACGCGTTGAGAACTGGGTCTAG
- a CDS encoding universal stress protein, which translates to MNKTPLSLPILQHVFHPSDFSAASETAFAHALKAALIAKATLTIFHVSPDRKENWTEFPGVRQTLERWGLLPKDSPKSAVPELGIKVKKVIAQDKDPVKSVLGFLEHQPSDLIVLATQQDKRQVLWLENSVAKPVSRKSHQMTLFIPAGVEGFVSLKDGSVSLKNILIPVAPVPKAQPAIQAAVRIAQRLNCSTGQFTILYVGDESEMPQVNCPELPGWEWTKMSQKGDVTQVILQIARGMEADLIVMSTEGRQGFLDALRGSNSEQVLRHCGCPLLAIPDESRVLSVL; encoded by the coding sequence ATGAACAAGACGCCTCTGAGTCTGCCGATTCTGCAGCACGTGTTTCATCCTTCCGACTTTAGCGCAGCCAGCGAAACCGCCTTCGCCCACGCATTGAAAGCCGCGCTGATCGCCAAGGCCACGCTCACCATTTTCCACGTGTCGCCGGACCGGAAGGAGAATTGGACTGAGTTTCCCGGCGTGAGGCAGACACTCGAGCGGTGGGGGCTACTGCCGAAAGACAGCCCGAAGTCTGCCGTACCGGAGCTGGGCATCAAGGTCAAGAAAGTTATTGCTCAGGACAAGGATCCGGTGAAATCGGTGTTGGGATTTCTTGAGCATCAGCCCAGCGACCTGATTGTCCTCGCCACGCAACAGGACAAAAGGCAAGTCCTATGGCTGGAGAACTCCGTCGCGAAACCTGTGTCCAGGAAATCTCATCAGATGACACTCTTCATCCCCGCAGGCGTGGAGGGGTTTGTGTCGTTGAAAGACGGCTCCGTGTCGCTCAAGAACATCTTGATCCCTGTCGCACCGGTTCCGAAGGCACAGCCCGCGATCCAGGCCGCTGTCCGGATCGCGCAACGGCTCAACTGTTCCACCGGTCAGTTCACTATCCTTTATGTGGGCGACGAGAGCGAAATGCCCCAGGTCAACTGTCCCGAGTTGCCGGGATGGGAATGGACGAAGATGTCACAGAAGGGCGATGTCACGCAGGTGATTTTGCAGATCGCTCGCGGGATGGAGGCCGATCTTATCGTCATGTCCACCGAGGGGCGGCAAGGTTTTCTCGACGCCCTGCGAGGCAGCAATAGCGAACAAGTGCTCCGGCACTGCGGCTGCCCGTTACTGGCCATTCCGGACGAAAGCCGGGTCTTGTCTGTGCTGTAG
- a CDS encoding voltage-gated potassium channel — protein sequence MPNETLNERLAHIPEQRCFFLFLALLALLVALPFLSEATHGPVILFLINVTILLTAVAAMGRSRIMFVIAVILVLPAIVFRFLALESGQPGYLVLTWGFNAVFYVFILARLLHYVLRRDFMTSDKLYGAVAAYILVAIFWAQLHGVTQYFYPGAYAFGGTPKALDMAELIYFSFVALTTAGFGDVTPALVQSRFLTILEMIAGVMFVAILIARLTGVYPVVDKPIADKQS from the coding sequence ATGCCGAACGAAACGCTGAACGAGCGCCTGGCGCATATACCCGAGCAGCGCTGTTTCTTTCTCTTCCTGGCGCTGCTCGCTCTGCTTGTCGCGCTGCCGTTCCTGAGCGAGGCCACTCACGGCCCTGTGATACTGTTTCTCATCAACGTCACCATTCTCTTGACCGCGGTTGCGGCAATGGGGCGCTCGCGGATAATGTTTGTCATTGCTGTGATCCTGGTTCTGCCGGCGATTGTCTTTCGATTCCTGGCGCTGGAGTCGGGCCAGCCAGGGTACCTCGTCTTGACCTGGGGTTTCAACGCCGTTTTCTATGTATTCATCCTCGCCAGGCTTCTGCATTATGTACTCCGACGGGACTTTATGACCTCGGACAAGCTGTACGGCGCCGTGGCTGCATACATACTGGTCGCCATCTTCTGGGCACAACTGCACGGCGTGACACAGTACTTCTACCCTGGCGCCTATGCGTTCGGGGGAACGCCAAAGGCTCTCGACATGGCGGAACTGATCTATTTCAGTTTCGTGGCGCTCACGACTGCTGGATTCGGCGATGTTACTCCTGCGTTGGTGCAATCCCGTTTTCTGACAATCCTGGAGATGATTGCCGGTGTGATGTTTGTCGCCATTCTGATCGCGCGCCTGACCGGCGTCTATCCGGTCGTGGATAAACCGATCGCGGATAAACAATCATGA
- the pgl gene encoding 6-phosphogluconolactonase, with translation MKIDVLADADSVARAAASMIAEKARSGVAARGRFIMAVSGGRTPRMMLRALSNQDMPWEKVHVVQVDERVAPAGHPDRNLTHLRDSLLTHAPLPMDHIYAMPVEAADLEAAAAQYAATLQELAGSPPVLDLVHLGLGSDGHTASLVPGDSVLDATNTDVALTGLYQGLRRMTLTYPILNRARCILWLVTGSEKAGMLARLRDGDLSIPAGRIHQTQALVLADRTAAA, from the coding sequence ATGAAGATTGACGTGCTGGCCGACGCCGATTCAGTTGCCCGAGCGGCGGCTTCGATGATTGCCGAGAAGGCTCGGTCAGGCGTGGCCGCGCGCGGACGCTTTATCATGGCCGTGAGCGGCGGCCGCACGCCCCGGATGATGTTGCGCGCGCTCTCAAATCAGGACATGCCGTGGGAGAAGGTGCATGTGGTGCAAGTGGACGAACGAGTGGCCCCGGCCGGGCACCCGGATCGTAACCTTACGCATCTGCGCGACAGTCTGCTCACACACGCGCCGCTTCCGATGGATCACATTTATGCCATGCCGGTGGAAGCCGCCGATCTGGAGGCTGCTGCCGCACAATATGCCGCGACGCTTCAAGAACTCGCCGGCTCGCCGCCGGTGCTTGATCTGGTCCATCTCGGGCTTGGGTCTGACGGCCATACGGCGTCACTTGTGCCTGGCGACTCCGTGCTCGACGCGACCAACACCGATGTCGCACTGACCGGACTTTACCAGGGACTGCGCCGGATGACATTGACCTATCCCATCCTCAATCGTGCGCGGTGTATTCTGTGGTTGGTAACCGGCAGCGAGAAGGCCGGAATGCTCGCCCGCCTGCGCGACGGAGACCTGTCGATTCCGGCCGGCCGTATTCACCAAACCCAAGCGCTTGTGCTGGCCGACCGGACAGCGGCCGCATAA